CACCTGCTCGGCGGTGACGGCCTCGGCACGGTAGGTGAGTCCGAGGGCGGCGGCGGGGTAGCCCGTGCGGTCAATGCCGGTCGCGGCGACGGAGGCGTAGCCCGCGGTGATGTCGCCGTCCTCGGTCGCGACGCCCGCGTCGCGCGCGGCGAGCAGGATGCGGTCGAGTTCGGGCAGCGTGCGCGGCCCGACGCCGCGGCGGGTGATGAGCGCCTCGCGGTGGGGGAAGAGCGCCCGCACTTGTGCCGCGGGCAGGGCGGCGAGCATCGCGCGGCCCGTCGCGGTGAGGTGCGCAGGCAACCGCACGCCGACGCGCACGACCGTCGTGGGCGCGCGGGGTGCGGCGACCTGGCCGACGTACGAGACGTCGCTCCCGGCGAGCACCGCGAGCTGCGCAACGACCGGCACGGGGGCCGCGCGCACGAGGCGCTCGAGCAGCGGCCCGCCGAGCCGAGCGAGCCGGCTTGCGCTCAGCACCGAGCCGCCGATCTCGGCGACGAGCGCGCCGAGGCCGTAGGCGCGCGCCTCGGGGTAGTGCACGACGAAGCCCTCGTCTTGCAGCACGCGCAGCAGCTGGTAGACGCTCGACCGTGGCAGCTCCAGCTCGCGCGCGAGGGTCGAGGCGGGCACGGGGTCGCTGTGGTGCGCGAGGTGCGTGACGATGCGCAGGGCGGCGCGGGCGGCGGGCACGTCGGGCACGGGCATCCACCCCCTTGTCTGTGATCTCAGACAGATTATCGTGCAGGGCCGATGCGGCGAGCGGGCCCGACGCGTTCACTGGGGTCATGCAGATCACGCTCGGCCGACGCCCCCTCACGATCGACGAGGTCGTCGCGGTCGCGCGGCACGACGCGACCGTCGTGATCGATACCGATGCTCTCGCCGCCATGGCCGTCACGCGCGGAATCGTCGAGGGTCTCGCCGACGACGTCGAGCCGCACTACGGCGTCTCGACCGGGTTCGGGGCGCTCGCGACGACGCACATCCCCGTGGCGAAGCGCGCCGAGCTGCAGCGCTCGCTCGTGCGCTCGCACGCCGCGAGCAGCGGCCCCGAGGTCGAGCGCGAGGTCGTGCGCGGCACGATGCTGCTGCGCCTGCAGACCCTGACGACCGCGCGGACGGGCGCGCGCCCGGTGGTCGCCGAGACCTACGCCGCTGTGTTGAACGCGGGCATCACGCCGGTCGTGGGGGAGTACGGCAGCCTTGGCTGCTCGGGCGACCTCGCCCCGCTCGCCCACTGCGCGCTCGCCGTGATGGGCGAGGGCACCGTGCGGGACGCGGCCGGTGAGCTCGTGCCCGCGGCGCAGGCGCTCGCGGCCGTCGGCATCGAGCCGGTCGCGCTGCGCGAGAAGGAGGGCCTCGCCCTCATCAACGGCACCGACGGCATGCTCGGGATGCTCGCCCTCGCCCTGACCGACCTCGACCGCCTCGTGGCGACGGCCGACCTCGCCGCGGCGATGAGCGTCGAGGCCCTGCTCGGCACCGACCGCCCCTTCGCCTCGGATCTGCACGCGCTGCGCCCCCACCCCGGCCAGGCGGCCAGCGCCGACAACATGCGCCGCGTGCTGAGCGGCTCAGCCATCGTCGCGAGCCACCGAACCGACGACTGCACGCGCGTGCAAGACGCCTACTCGTTGCGCTGCGCGCCGCAGGTGCACGGCGCCGTGCGCGACACCATGGCGCACGCGGCGACGGTCGCGAACCGCGAACTCGCGAGCGCGATCGACAACCCCGTCGTGACGCTCGACGGCCGTGTCGAGTCGAACGGCAACTTCCATGGCGCCCCCCTCGGCTACGTGCTCGACTTCCTCGCCATTGCCGTCGCCGACCTCGCGAGCATGAGCGAGCGCCGTACCGACCGTTTCCTCGACGCGAGCCGCAGTCAAGGACTCCCCCCGTTTCTCGCTCACGACCCCGGCGTCGACTCGGGCCACATGATCGCCCAGTACACGCAGGCCGGCATCGTGAGCGAGCTCAAGCGGCTCGCGGCGCCCGCGAGCGTCGACTCGATCCCCTCGAGCGCGATGCAAGAGGACCACGTGGCCATGGGCTGGTCAGCTGCGCGCAAGCTGCGGCGCGCGATCGACGGGCTCACGCGCGTGGTCGCGATCGAGCTGCTCACGGGCGCGCGGGGCCTCGACCTGCGGTGTGCCGCGCTCGGCGTGGCGCCCGCCCCCGCGACCGCCGCGGTCGTCACGGCCCTGCGCGAGCACGTTGACGGCCCCGGCCCCGACCGCTACCTCGCCCCCGAGATCGAGCATGCTGTGCGGCTCACGCGCGACGGCACGCTGCTGGCTGCCGCCCGCGCGGTCACCGAGATTCGCTAGACCTGACGACAGGAGACGACCATGACGCTCACTGACAGCGCGGCACCGGCCGCCGCATCCGGCCCCCGCCCCGTTCGCGCCCACCGCGGAACCCAGCTGCACACCCTCGGCTGGCAGCAAGAAGGCGCCTTGCGCATGCTGCAGAACAACCTCGACCCCGAGGTGGCCGAGCACCCCGACGAGCTCGTCGTCTACGGCGGCACGGGCAAGGCCGCGCGCGACTGGGCGAGCTTCGACGCGCTGACCCGCACGCTCGCCACCCTCAAGGGCGACGAGACAATGCTCGTGCAGTCGGGCCGCCCCGTCGGCGTCATGCAGACGCACGAGTGGGCGCCGCGCGTGCTCATCGCCAACTCGAACCTCGTGGGCGACTGGGCGAACTGGGACGAGTTCCGGCGCCTCGAGGCGCTCGGTCTCACGATGTACGGCCAGATGACGGCCGGTTCGTGGATCTACATCGGCACGCAGGGCATTCTGCAGGGCACCTTCGAGACCTTCGCCGCGGTTGCTACGCAGAAGTTCGGGGGAACCCTCGCCGGCACCATCACCCTCACCGGCGGCCTCGGCGGCATGGGCGGCGCGCAGCCGCTCGCCGTCACGATGAACGACGGCGTCGCGATCTGCGTCGACGTCGACCCGAGCCGCATCTCCCGCCGCGTCGAGCACCGCTATCTCGACGTGCAGGCCGACTCGCTCGAGCACGCGCTGTCGCTCGCGATCGAGGCACGGGATGCCCGGCGCGGGCTCTCGATCGGGGTGCTCGGCAACGCGGCCGAGGTCTTCCCGCGCCTGCTCGCCATGGGAGCGCCGATCGACATCGTCACCGACCAGACGAGCGCGCACGATCCGCTCGCCTACCTGCCCGTCGAGCACACGATGGACGACTGGCACGCGGCCCGCGAGCGCGACCCGATCGGCTTCGCGGCCGCCGCGCGGGCGTCGATGGCGCGGCAGGTCGAGGCCATGGTGGGGTTCCAGCGGGCGGGCGCCGAGGTCTTCGACTACGGCAACAACATCCGCACCGAGGCTCGCGCGGCGGGCTATGCCGACGCGTTCTCCTTCCCCGGGTTCGTGCCCGCCTACATCCGCCCACTCTTCGCGCAGGGCAAGGGCCCGTTCCGCTGGGCGGCGCTGAGCGGCGACCCCGCCGACATCGCGGCGACCGACCGCGCGGTGCTCGAGATGTTCCCCGAGAACGAGAGCCTGCAGCGCTGGATCCCGATGGCGCAGCAGCGCGTGCACTACCAGGGGCTGCCGGCGCGCATCTGCTGGCTCGGCTACGGCGAGCGCGACAAGGCCGGCGAGCGCTTCAACGACATGGTGGCGAGCGGCGAGCTCAGCGCCCCCGTCGCGATCGGCCGCGACCACCTCGACTCAGGGTCGGTCGCGAGCCCCTACCGCGAGACCGAGGCCATGAAAGACGGCAGCGACGCGATCGCCGACTGGCCGCTGCTCAATGCGCTCGTCAACACCGCGAGCGGCGCGACGTGGGTGTCGATCCACCACGGCGGGGGAGTCGGCATCGGCCGCTCGATCCACGCCGGGCAGGTCGTCGTCGCCGACGGCACGGCGCTCGCCGGTCAGAAGGTGCAGCGCGTGCTGACCAACGACCCCGGCATGGGCGTCATCCGCCACATCGACGCGGGCTACACCGAAGGTGAGCACATCGTCGACGACCTCGGCGTGCGCATCCCGATGCGCGAAGGCGAGTAGCGATGCTCGCACACGACCCGCTGTGGCCGCGGGCGGGCGACTGGCCGACCTGGGCGCCGGGGTCGCGCGCCGACGCGGTGCTCGTAGGCATCCCGACCTGGCGCACGTCGCTGTCGCCGGGGCAAGCGCACACGACGCCCGCGGCGATCCGGGATGCTCTCCGGTACTACTCCGCCGACGCCCTCGCTCGTCCCGATGGCTCACGCGTCACCGTGCTCGACGCGTGCGATGTGCCCGAGCCCGACGGCCCCGGTGAAGCGGCCGCGACGGCTCAGGTTGCCGAACTCGCGAGTAGCGCATCCCTCGTCATCGTGCTCGGCGGCGACAACGCCGCCACCGTTCCGGCCGCCCTCGGCGCGTGGGGCGACCGCGTCGCGACGGCCGGTCTCGTCACGCTGGATGCCCACCACGACCTGCGCGATGGCATCAGCAACGGCTCGCCGGTGCGCCGGCTGCTCGAGGCAGGGCTCGCGGGGGCCCGCGTTAGCCAGCTCGGCATCGAGCCGCTCGCGAACTCGCGAGCCTATGCCGCTCGCGCCGCCGAGCACGGCATCACCGTGGTCACCCGTGCCGAGCTACTGAGCACCCCCATCGCGGTCGCGATGAGCGCGGCCCTCGACCGCGCGGCGGCGGCCGGCGGACCGGTGCACGTCGACCTCGACCTCGACGTGTGCGACCGCAGCGTCGCGCCGGGCTGCCCCGCGAGCGTGCCCGGTGGCCTCAGCGCGATCGAGCTGCGCGCGGCGGCGCGGCTGGCGGGCGCGCATCCGGCCGTCACGAGCATCGACCTGACCGAGCTCGATGCCGCGCGCGACACCGCCGATCAGCGCACCGTGCGCCTCGCCGCGCTGTGCGTGCTCGAAGCGCTCGCGGGGCTCGCAAGCCGAGCGCCGGAAGGACACGCATGAGCGTCGTCATCGAGAACATCGGGCAACTCGTCACGTTCGACCCGACCGAGCCCGATCGGCCGGTGCGCTCCGGTGTCGCGCTCGTCATCGCCGAGGGCCGTGTCGCGTGGGTGGGGGACACCGCCGAGGCCCCGGCCGCCGACACCTGCATCGACGCCGAGGGCGCGGCGGTCATCCCGGGATTCGTCGACAGCCACAGCCACCTCGTCTTCGCGGGCGACCGCGTCGACGAGTTCGAGGCCCGCATGGCCGGGCGGCCGTACACGGCGGGCGGCATCCGCACGACGGTCGCCGCGACCCGGGCCGCGAGCGACGACGCGCTGCGGGATCGCCTGCGGCACCTCGTCGCCCAGGCGCGCGCGCAGGGAACGACGACGCTCGAGATCAAGAGCGGCTACGGCCTCACGGTCGCCGATGAGGCGCGCGCCCTGCGCCTCGCGCGCGAGGTCACCGACGAGACGACCTTCCTCGGGGCGCACGTCGTGCCCGCCGAGTTCGCGCACGACCGCGCGGCCTACGTCGACCTCGTGTGCGGTGCGATGCTCGCTGCGTGCGCCCCGCACGCCCGCTTCATCGACGTCTTCATCGACTCGGGCGCCTTCACGGTCGACGAGGCGCGGCGCATCCTCACGGCGGGGCGGGATGCGGGGCTCGGGCTGCGCGTGCACGCGGGCCAGCTCGAGGCCGACGGCGGAGTCGCCCTCGCCGTCGAGCTCGGCGCCGCGAGCGTCGACCACTGCACGTTCCTCACGGACGACGATGTCGACCTGCTCGCGGCGAGCGCCCGCGACGGTGCCGGGACCGTCGCGACGCTGCTGCCGCTCGTCGAGTTCTCGACGAAGCAGCCGTATCCGGATGCCCGGCGCCTGCTCGCCGCGGGCGTCGCACTCGCGATCGCCTCCGACTGCAACCCGGGCTCGAACTTCTCGAGCAGCATGCCGCTCGCCGTCGCGCTCGCGGTGCGCGAGCTCGGCATGACTCCGCTCGAGGCGCTCGCCGCCGCAACCCGCGGGGGCGCGCGGGCTCTGCGCCGCCCCGATGTCGGGCACCTGGGGGTGGGCGCGCGGGGCGATGCGGTCATCCTGGATGCCCCCGACTACCGGCATCTCGCCTCCCGGCCGGGCGTGCCGCTCGTGCGGCAGGTGCTCGTCGGCGGCGAGGCGACGCAGTAGGCTCGCGGCACCGCTCCACCGCGCCCCTGCCCCGCCCGCAGAAAGGTCGATGATGACCCGTCGCATCGTGCTCGAGATCGTGCTCATCATCGGCATCACGATCGTCCTCGCGTGGCTCGCGCTGGGGGCCTTCGCGCTCACCGACTCGGCCGACCCGATCGGCACGCTCGTCGATCAGACGCCGCGCGTGCTCTTCGGACTGCTCGGCATCGCGCTCGCCCTCTGGACGGTGCTCGTCATCATCGGGGCGATCGTGCAGCGGCGGCGCCGCGTCGGCTGGCGCATCGCCACGCACGTCGTCTCGCTCATCGCGGCGCTGGTCGTCAACATCGGGCTGCTGGCCGTGCTCACGGTCGCGACGGGCGGCGGGCAAGACGGCGGCTGGGGGATGCTCGTCGTCGCGATCGCCGTCGGTGCAGGCGGTCTGCTCCTCGTGGCCGGTACCGTCTCGGTGGTGGTCGTCGAACTGCTGATCCTCCGGCCGAAACGGCCCGCGGAGCCCGCGTCGGCCTCCGTTTCAGAGCCTGCGTAGACGAGTTTCGGGGTTCTCCGGCGTGTCGCGGCCCGCGCGACACGCCCGGGTTGCACGGGGTTGTGGCGTGTGGCAGACTCTTCTAGTTCCACACGCCGTGCTTTCGCGCGGCTCACTGCCAGGCAGTGCATAGGACGAGCGCCGCATCGAGTGATCGATCGCGAGTCGCGATGAGCCTAGGCCGCAGGCAGCAGAACACAGCTTGAACCGACAACCACCGGCACGGGGTTTCCCTGTGCCTGCGCGTGCGCGTCGCCTTGAGAAGGCGACACGCCCGAGCGCGGGGGTCGGTGGCATGCGGTCGTGCACTGAGTAATCACGTGCGGTCGTTTGACAGAAGAACAGTGGTGCGACAGCGATTGCGCTCCGCGTGAGGTGCGCCCTGATGGGTGCATCACGTCCAAGAAGGAAGAGAGTTGAGCATGGCGGGACAGAAGATCCGCATCCGACTTAAGTCGTACGACCACGCAGGTCTCGACGCATCGGCGCGCAAGATCGTCGACACGGTCACCCGTGCCGGCGCCACGGTCGTGGGCCCCGTGCCGCTGCCGACGGAGAAGAACGTCATCGCCGTCATCCGGTCGCCCCACAAGTACAAGGACAGCCGCGAGCACTTCGAGAAGCGCACGCACAAGCGTCTCATCGACATCATCGATCCGACGCCGAAGGCGGTCGACTCGCTCATGCGCCTCGACCTGCCCGCCGACGTCAACATCGAGATCAAGCTCTAAGGAACCCGGACATGTCTGCAACCAAGACGACCAAGGGTCTGCTGGGCACGAAGCTCGGCATGACGCAGGTGTGGGACGAGAACAACAAGCTCGTTCCCGTCACCGTGGTGGAGATCGCCCCCAACGTGGTGACGCAGGTGCGCACCCCTGAGGTCGACGGCTACGCCGCCGTCCAGATCGCCTACGGCGCCATCGACCCGCGCAAGGTCACCAAGCCGCTCAGCGGCCACTTCGAGAAGGCCGGCTCGACGCCGCGCCGCCACCTCACCGAGGTGCGCACGGCCGACGCTGCCGAGTACACGCCCGGCCAGCTGCTCGCCGTCGACATCTTCGAGGCCGGCCAGCTGGTCGACGTCGTCGGCACGAGCAAGGGCAAGGGCTTCGCCGGTGTCATGAAGCGCCACAACTTCAAGGGCGTCTCGGCCTCGCACGGTTCGCACCGCAACCACCGCAAGCCCGGCTCGATCGGCGCCTCCTCGACCCCCAGCCGTGTCTTCAAGGGCATGCGCATGGCGGGCCGCATGGGTGGCGACCGCGTGACCGTCATGAACCTCAAGGTTCACTCCGTCGACCTCGAGAAGGGTCTGCTGCTCGTCAAGGGCGCGGTTCCCGGTGCTCGCGGCCGTCTCGTTTTCGTCCGCAACGCCGTGAAGGGAGCGTAATCGCCATGGCTACCTCGCTCGACGTGATCGACGCCGCCGGCAAGAAGACCGGTTCGGTCGACCTGCCCGCCGCCGTCTTCGACGTTCAGACCAACGTTCCGCTGCTGCACCAGGTCGTCGTGGCCCAGCTCGCAGCCGCCCGCCAGGGTACTCACTCGACCAAGGGTCGCGGCGAGGTCTCGGGCTCGGGCGTCAAGCCCTTCAAGCAGAAGGGCACCGGTCGCAGCCGTCAGGGCTCCGTCCGCGCCCCCGAGCACCGCGGCGGTGGCATCGTGCACGGCCCGACGCCCCGCAACTACGCGCAGCGCACCCCCAAGAAGATGATCGCCGCCGCCCTCCTGGGCGCGCTCAGCGACCGCGCCCGGGGCGAGCGCCTGCACATCGTCGAGTCGTTCGGCTCGGACGTGCCCTCGACGAAGGCCGCGGCCGCCGTCCTCGCGCAGCTCACGACGGGCCGCAACGTGCTCGTCGTGATCGAGCGCGACGACGAGGTCAACCTCAAGAGCGTGCGCAACCTCAAGAACCTGCACGTGATCAGCCCCGACCAGCTCAACGCGTACGACGTGCTGGTGAGCGACGACATCGTGTTCACGAAGGCCGCGTACGAGACCTTCGTCAGCTCGAAGACGAACAAGGAAGAGGTCGGCGCATGAGCATCCACGCAGTCGCCCAGAACAAGGACCCGCGCGACATCATCATCGCGCCGGTCGTCAGCGAGAAGAGCTACGCGCTCATCGACGACGGCAAGTACACCTTCCTCGTCGACCCGCGCGCGAACAAGACCGAGATCAAGCTCGCCATCGAGAAGATCTTCAACGTCAAGGTCGCGTCGATCAACACGCTCAACCGCACGGGCAAGACCCGCCGCACCCGCTTCGGCACCGGCAAGCGCAAAGACACCAAGCGCGCCATCGTGACCCTGAAGTCGGGCTCCATCGACATCTTCACGGCCGTCGGCTAGGCGCGAAAAGGACAACGACAATGGCTATTCGCAAGTACAAGCCCACGACTCCGGGTCGTCGCGGCTCGTCGGTCTCCGACTTCACGGAGATCACGCGCTCGACCCCCGAGAAGTCGCTGCTCAAGCCGCTGCCCAAGACCGGTGGCCGCAACAACTCGGGTCGCATCACCACCCGCCACATCGGCGGTGGCCACAAGCGCCAGTACCGCGTCATCGACTTCCGTCGCAATGACAAGGACGGCGTGAACGCCAAGGTCGCGCACATCGAGTACGACCCC
The sequence above is a segment of the Microcella humidisoli genome. Coding sequences within it:
- a CDS encoding IclR family transcriptional regulator, whose translation is MPVPDVPAARAALRIVTHLAHHSDPVPASTLARELELPRSSVYQLLRVLQDEGFVVHYPEARAYGLGALVAEIGGSVLSASRLARLGGPLLERLVRAAPVPVVAQLAVLAGSDVSYVGQVAAPRAPTTVVRVGVRLPAHLTATGRAMLAALPAAQVRALFPHREALITRRGVGPRTLPELDRILLAARDAGVATEDGDITAGYASVAATGIDRTGYPAAALGLTYRAEAVTAEQVDALADAVREAAGALSARLQGRA
- the hutH gene encoding histidine ammonia-lyase gives rise to the protein MQITLGRRPLTIDEVVAVARHDATVVIDTDALAAMAVTRGIVEGLADDVEPHYGVSTGFGALATTHIPVAKRAELQRSLVRSHAASSGPEVEREVVRGTMLLRLQTLTTARTGARPVVAETYAAVLNAGITPVVGEYGSLGCSGDLAPLAHCALAVMGEGTVRDAAGELVPAAQALAAVGIEPVALREKEGLALINGTDGMLGMLALALTDLDRLVATADLAAAMSVEALLGTDRPFASDLHALRPHPGQAASADNMRRVLSGSAIVASHRTDDCTRVQDAYSLRCAPQVHGAVRDTMAHAATVANRELASAIDNPVVTLDGRVESNGNFHGAPLGYVLDFLAIAVADLASMSERRTDRFLDASRSQGLPPFLAHDPGVDSGHMIAQYTQAGIVSELKRLAAPASVDSIPSSAMQEDHVAMGWSAARKLRRAIDGLTRVVAIELLTGARGLDLRCAALGVAPAPATAAVVTALREHVDGPGPDRYLAPEIEHAVRLTRDGTLLAAARAVTEIR
- the hutU gene encoding urocanate hydratase — its product is MTLTDSAAPAAASGPRPVRAHRGTQLHTLGWQQEGALRMLQNNLDPEVAEHPDELVVYGGTGKAARDWASFDALTRTLATLKGDETMLVQSGRPVGVMQTHEWAPRVLIANSNLVGDWANWDEFRRLEALGLTMYGQMTAGSWIYIGTQGILQGTFETFAAVATQKFGGTLAGTITLTGGLGGMGGAQPLAVTMNDGVAICVDVDPSRISRRVEHRYLDVQADSLEHALSLAIEARDARRGLSIGVLGNAAEVFPRLLAMGAPIDIVTDQTSAHDPLAYLPVEHTMDDWHAARERDPIGFAAAARASMARQVEAMVGFQRAGAEVFDYGNNIRTEARAAGYADAFSFPGFVPAYIRPLFAQGKGPFRWAALSGDPADIAATDRAVLEMFPENESLQRWIPMAQQRVHYQGLPARICWLGYGERDKAGERFNDMVASGELSAPVAIGRDHLDSGSVASPYRETEAMKDGSDAIADWPLLNALVNTASGATWVSIHHGGGVGIGRSIHAGQVVVADGTALAGQKVQRVLTNDPGMGVIRHIDAGYTEGEHIVDDLGVRIPMREGE
- a CDS encoding arginase family protein, whose product is MLAHDPLWPRAGDWPTWAPGSRADAVLVGIPTWRTSLSPGQAHTTPAAIRDALRYYSADALARPDGSRVTVLDACDVPEPDGPGEAAATAQVAELASSASLVIVLGGDNAATVPAALGAWGDRVATAGLVTLDAHHDLRDGISNGSPVRRLLEAGLAGARVSQLGIEPLANSRAYAARAAEHGITVVTRAELLSTPIAVAMSAALDRAAAAGGPVHVDLDLDVCDRSVAPGCPASVPGGLSAIELRAAARLAGAHPAVTSIDLTELDAARDTADQRTVRLAALCVLEALAGLASRAPEGHA
- the hutI gene encoding imidazolonepropionase → MSVVIENIGQLVTFDPTEPDRPVRSGVALVIAEGRVAWVGDTAEAPAADTCIDAEGAAVIPGFVDSHSHLVFAGDRVDEFEARMAGRPYTAGGIRTTVAATRAASDDALRDRLRHLVAQARAQGTTTLEIKSGYGLTVADEARALRLAREVTDETTFLGAHVVPAEFAHDRAAYVDLVCGAMLAACAPHARFIDVFIDSGAFTVDEARRILTAGRDAGLGLRVHAGQLEADGGVALAVELGAASVDHCTFLTDDDVDLLAASARDGAGTVATLLPLVEFSTKQPYPDARRLLAAGVALAIASDCNPGSNFSSSMPLAVALAVRELGMTPLEALAAATRGGARALRRPDVGHLGVGARGDAVILDAPDYRHLASRPGVPLVRQVLVGGEATQ
- the rpsJ gene encoding 30S ribosomal protein S10 → MAGQKIRIRLKSYDHAGLDASARKIVDTVTRAGATVVGPVPLPTEKNVIAVIRSPHKYKDSREHFEKRTHKRLIDIIDPTPKAVDSLMRLDLPADVNIEIKL
- the rplC gene encoding 50S ribosomal protein L3, encoding MSATKTTKGLLGTKLGMTQVWDENNKLVPVTVVEIAPNVVTQVRTPEVDGYAAVQIAYGAIDPRKVTKPLSGHFEKAGSTPRRHLTEVRTADAAEYTPGQLLAVDIFEAGQLVDVVGTSKGKGFAGVMKRHNFKGVSASHGSHRNHRKPGSIGASSTPSRVFKGMRMAGRMGGDRVTVMNLKVHSVDLEKGLLLVKGAVPGARGRLVFVRNAVKGA
- the rplD gene encoding 50S ribosomal protein L4: MATSLDVIDAAGKKTGSVDLPAAVFDVQTNVPLLHQVVVAQLAAARQGTHSTKGRGEVSGSGVKPFKQKGTGRSRQGSVRAPEHRGGGIVHGPTPRNYAQRTPKKMIAAALLGALSDRARGERLHIVESFGSDVPSTKAAAAVLAQLTTGRNVLVVIERDDEVNLKSVRNLKNLHVISPDQLNAYDVLVSDDIVFTKAAYETFVSSKTNKEEVGA
- the rplW gene encoding 50S ribosomal protein L23; the encoded protein is MSIHAVAQNKDPRDIIIAPVVSEKSYALIDDGKYTFLVDPRANKTEIKLAIEKIFNVKVASINTLNRTGKTRRTRFGTGKRKDTKRAIVTLKSGSIDIFTAVG